The following is a genomic window from Bacteroidales bacterium.
AAAGGCGGTGTGATGACACCAGAAATAATGTGGAAATTCAGGAGGCTAGGCACATTCACGCTTTCTCCTGATGGCTCTGCCATACTCTATACTGTTACTGACATAGACCTCCTTACAGAAGCCAGAATTACAAACATTTACAGGTTATCTGTTTCAGGAGGCGATCCTGTTCAGCTCACCACTGACGGAGGAAGTTCTCCGCAATGGTATAACGATGGCAAATCAATTGCTTATACCAACAAAGGAAACCTCTGGGTAATGAATCAGGACGGATCAGACAAAAAGAGTGTTGAAGGAATTACCGACTTTGAGATCTTCAATATATCACCGGCAGGAGATAAAATTTATTTCACAAAAAGGGTCAAACTTGATCAGACAGCCAATGAGAAGTACAATCTGCCAAAAGCAAAAGTCAGAATCATAAACGACCTGATGTACCGTCACTGGAATTACTGGAGCGATTTTTCCTACAGTCATATCTTTGTAGCATCTTTTAACGGAACTGCTGTTTCGGATGAAAAAGACATTATGAAAGATCAGAGATATGAATCACCTACTGCACCATACTTTGATGAGGCTGAAATATCATGGAGCCCCGATGGCAGGTATATAGCATACACCTCGAAGAAACTGACGGGAATGGCTGATGCGCGCAGCACCAACTCTGACATCTATCTTTATGATTTAAAGAAAGAAACTGAAACCAATATTACGGAGGAGAATAAGGGTTATGACAAATATCCTGTCTTCTCACCGGATGGTTCCTCTATAGCTTATCAGAGTATGGAAAGAGACGGATATGAGGGTGATCTTGACAGGCTTTTCATTTACAGTATTGGTGAAGATAAGAGGAAGTGGATTACCAGGGACTGGATCTATGATGTTGAAAGCATAAACTGGGATAGCAACGAATCACTATACTTTGTCAGTTCCTATCTGGGTACAGCCCAGCTGTTTAAAACAAACATTTCAGATGGGAAAGTTACAAAAGTGACTGAAGGCAAACATAATCTTGGTCCGGTTAACCTGAAATCAGGAGTGCTTGTTTCAGGACTGGTATCAATGTCGATGGCACCTGAGATTTCTGTTGTTGACACGAAGAACGGAGAGGTTAAACAGATCAGTTCAATCAACAAGCCTA
Proteins encoded in this region:
- a CDS encoding S9 family peptidase; the encoded protein is MKRYLFPVLLLALLFTSSCKEKTPVISEEAQPQINNQLTAEEKKGGVMTPEIMWKFRRLGTFTLSPDGSAILYTVTDIDLLTEARITNIYRLSVSGGDPVQLTTDGGSSPQWYNDGKSIAYTNKGNLWVMNQDGSDKKSVEGITDFEIFNISPAGDKIYFTKRVKLDQTANEKYNLPKAKVRIINDLMYRHWNYWSDFSYSHIFVASFNGTAVSDEKDIMKDQRYESPTAPYFDEAEISWSPDGRYIAYTSKKLTGMADARSTNSDIYLYDLKKETETNITEENKGYDKYPVFSPDGSSIAYQSMERDGYEGDLDRLFIYSIGEDKRKWITRDWIYDVESINWDSNESLYFVSSYLGTAQLFKTNISDGKVTKVTEGKHNLGPVNLKSGVLVSGLVSMSMAPEISVVDTKNGEVKQISSINKPIYESIKMGKVEEKYIKTKDKKDLQMWIIYPPDFDPAKKYPALLFCKGGPQGPLDQSWSYRWNYQMMAAKGYIVIAPNRRGNSGFGQEWKEQISGDYGGANMQDYLDATDAMMKEPYVDKERVGAVGASYGGYSVFYLAGMHGGRFKAFISHCGMFNFTSWYGSTEELWFPDKDIEGPYWNTPKSYKYSPHLMADKWDTPILIITGANDFRIPYTQSMEAFQAAQLQGVPSRFLFFEDEYHFVTKPQNAVIWQYEFFEWLETYLK